Part of the Candidatus Polarisedimenticolia bacterium genome, TCGAGATCGAGAGGCGGGGCGCCGGCCGCTTCGCCGTCACGCTCGACGGCGCTCGCCGCGAGGTGGAGCGCCGGGGGGACGGCGCGTTCGTCGTCCTGTCGCTCGCGGACCGGACGCGCGAGGCGGCGGTGGTGCGCGAGAACGGCCCGGCGAGCGGCGAGGGAAGTGCCGGCGGAGAGACGCCGTACGGCGTCGTCGTCGGAGGCCGCCACTATGCCGTGCGCCTGCTCGATCCCCTGAAGCGCGTCCTGGTGGCCCGGCCCGCGCGCGTGGGCCCGGTCGAGGTGCGCGCCATCATGCCGGGGAAGATCAGGGCCCTCCTGGTGCGCGAGGGGGATCCGGTTCAGGGCGGGCAGGGCGTCGTCGTGGTCGAGGCGATGAAGATGGAAAACGAGATCCCGGCTCCGAAGTCCGGGCGCCTCACCCGCGTGCGCGTGCGGCCGGGGGACACGGTGGAGGCGGGAGCTGTCCTGTTCACGGTGGAGTAGGAGCCTGTCCGAATCTTCGGCCGGGCCGCGCGCGGCCGGATGCCGGCGCGGAAGCAGAAAGGGCGATGCCCCCGCGCCGGAGACACCGCCCTTTTCGTCTCAACCGATTGAGTTCAGGTGGACCTTAGCGGATGGAAGCCGCGAGTTCCTTGCCCGGACGGAAGCGCGCCACCTTGCGCGCCTTGATCTCGATCTGCTCGCCGGTCTGCGGATTGCGGCCCACGCGAGCCTTGCGCTTGGAGACCGTGAAGGTCCCGAAGCCGACCAGGGCGACCCGATCGCCCTTCTTGAGGGCCTTGGTCACGCCGTCGACCAGCGAGTCCAGCGCCTTGCCGGAGGCGGTCTTGCTGATTTTCGCGTCCTTGGCGATCTTGTCGATCAGATCCGCCTTGTTCATGCGACACCTCCTCGAGGTAAATGCGTTGTGGTGAAACGAAGCGAGAACCCATCCCTTGACGTGACGGGCTT contains:
- a CDS encoding biotin/lipoyl-containing protein translates to MRYLARVGRREWSIEIERRGAGRFAVTLDGARREVERRGDGAFVVLSLADRTREAAVVRENGPASGEGSAGGETPYGVVVGGRHYAVRLLDPLKRVLVARPARVGPVEVRAIMPGKIRALLVREGDPVQGGQGVVVVEAMKMENEIPAPKSGRLTRVRVRPGDTVEAGAVLFTVE
- a CDS encoding HU family DNA-binding protein, whose product is MNKADLIDKIAKDAKISKTASGKALDSLVDGVTKALKKGDRVALVGFGTFTVSKRKARVGRNPQTGEQIEIKARKVARFRPGKELAASIR